In the genome of Streptomyces globosus, one region contains:
- a CDS encoding stage II sporulation protein M, whose protein sequence is MDLDVFVTAHRAEWDRLEQLLGRGRRLTGAEADELVALYQRASTHLSLIQSSTPDAVLTGRLTQLVARARATVTGTRRAGWRDAARFFTSAFPAAVYLSRRWWIPTAVLSTLLGVLIGWWVAMNPEVQASIAAPEELRAMTEPGGGYEAYYSSHPAASFAAQVWTNNAQAAAVCLVAGAFLGLPVLWILFLNMANLGVGLGLMASAGRLDVFLGLILPHGLLELTAVFVAAGTGLRLGWTVIDPGPRTRRAALAEQGRAALGMAVGLAAVLFVSGLIEGFVTPSGLPTWARIAIGVAAEAVFLAYVYVLGGRAARAGEVGDVEAADRTASLPTAA, encoded by the coding sequence ATGGATCTCGACGTCTTCGTCACGGCCCACCGCGCGGAGTGGGACCGCCTGGAACAGCTGCTCGGCCGCGGCCGCAGGCTCACCGGCGCGGAGGCGGACGAACTGGTCGCCCTGTACCAGCGGGCGTCCACCCACCTGTCGCTGATCCAGTCGAGCACGCCCGACGCGGTGCTGACAGGCCGGCTCACCCAGCTCGTCGCCCGGGCGCGCGCCACCGTCACCGGGACCCGGCGCGCGGGCTGGCGGGACGCCGCCCGCTTCTTCACCTCCGCCTTCCCTGCCGCCGTCTACCTCAGCCGGCGCTGGTGGATCCCGACCGCGGTGCTGTCCACGCTGCTCGGGGTGCTGATCGGCTGGTGGGTCGCAATGAACCCGGAGGTGCAGGCGTCCATCGCCGCGCCGGAGGAGCTGCGGGCGATGACGGAGCCCGGCGGCGGGTACGAGGCGTACTACTCCAGCCACCCGGCGGCGTCGTTCGCGGCGCAGGTGTGGACGAACAACGCCCAGGCGGCGGCGGTCTGCCTGGTCGCGGGCGCGTTCCTGGGGCTGCCGGTGCTGTGGATCCTCTTCCTCAACATGGCGAACCTGGGGGTGGGGCTCGGGCTGATGGCCTCCGCGGGCCGGCTCGACGTCTTCCTCGGCCTGATCCTGCCGCACGGCCTGCTCGAACTGACCGCGGTGTTCGTCGCCGCGGGCACCGGCCTGCGGCTGGGCTGGACGGTCATCGACCCCGGCCCGCGCACCCGCCGCGCCGCCCTCGCCGAACAGGGCCGGGCCGCGCTCGGCATGGCCGTCGGGCTCGCGGCGGTCCTGTTCGTATCCGGCCTGATCGAGGGTTTCGTGACCCCGTCCGGCCTGCCGACATGGGCGCGGATCGCGATCGGCGTCGCCGCGGAGGCGGTGTTCCTGGCGTACGTGTACGTCCTCGGCGGCCGGGCGGCACGGGCCGGCGAGGTGGGCGACGTGGAGGCCGCGGACCGCACCGCGTCGCTGCCCACGGCGGCCTGA
- a CDS encoding cation diffusion facilitator family transporter, with product MSASGGTKAIVAALSANLAIAAAKFVAFVFSGSSSMLAESVHSLADSGNQGLLLLGGKKAKREATAEHPFGYGRERYIYAFLVSIVLFTVGGMFAIYEGYEKIKHPHEIEAWYWPVGVLVFAIIAETFSFRTAIKESNEVRGGLTWRQFVKRAKAPELPVVLLEDLGALVGLVLALVGVGLALLTGNGVWDGIGTLAIGILLILIAIVLAAETKSLLLGEAAGIDDIEKIKAAVVDGDSVTRLIHMRTLHLGPEELLVAAKIAVRHDETAARVAEAIDAAEARIREAVPIARVIYLEPDIYKAAEAAAGADPLAKPAG from the coding sequence ATGAGCGCGTCGGGCGGAACCAAGGCGATCGTGGCGGCACTCTCCGCCAACCTCGCCATTGCCGCAGCCAAGTTCGTGGCCTTCGTCTTCAGTGGCTCGTCGTCGATGCTCGCCGAGAGCGTCCACTCGCTGGCGGACTCCGGCAACCAGGGGCTGCTGCTCCTCGGCGGCAAGAAGGCCAAGCGCGAGGCCACCGCGGAACACCCCTTCGGGTATGGGCGGGAGCGCTACATCTACGCGTTCCTCGTCTCGATCGTGCTCTTCACCGTCGGCGGCATGTTCGCCATCTACGAGGGCTACGAGAAGATCAAGCACCCGCACGAGATCGAGGCCTGGTACTGGCCCGTCGGCGTCCTCGTCTTCGCGATCATCGCGGAGACCTTCTCCTTCCGCACCGCGATCAAGGAGTCGAACGAGGTGCGCGGCGGCCTGACCTGGCGCCAGTTCGTCAAGCGCGCCAAGGCGCCCGAACTGCCCGTCGTGCTGCTGGAGGACCTCGGCGCGCTCGTCGGCCTCGTCCTCGCCCTCGTCGGCGTCGGCCTCGCCCTCCTGACGGGCAACGGCGTCTGGGACGGCATCGGCACCCTCGCGATCGGCATCCTGCTCATCCTCATCGCGATCGTCCTGGCCGCCGAGACGAAGTCGCTGCTCCTCGGCGAGGCCGCCGGCATCGACGACATCGAGAAGATCAAGGCGGCCGTCGTCGACGGCGACAGCGTCACCCGCCTCATCCACATGCGCACCCTCCACCTCGGCCCCGAGGAGCTCCTCGTCGCCGCGAAGATCGCCGTCCGGCACGACGAGACCGCCGCCCGCGTCGCCGAGGCGATCGACGCCGCCGAGGCCCGCATCCGCGAGGCCGTCCCGATCGCCCGCGTGATCTACCTGGAGCCGGACATCTACAAGGCCGCCGAGGCAGCCGCCGGCGCGGACCCCCTCGCCAAGCCCGCCGGCTGA
- the ahcY gene encoding adenosylhomocysteinase: MDFKVADLSLAAFGRKEITLAEHEMPGLMSIRREYAEAQPLAGARITGSLHMTVQTAVLIETLVALGAEVRWASCNIFSTQDHAAAAIAVGPNGTPENPQGVPVFAWKGETLEEYWWCTEQALTWPNTPTGGPNMILDDGGDATLLVHKGVEFEKAGAAPDPSTADSEEYGHILTLLNRTLAESPQKWTQLASDIRGVTEETTTGVHRLYEMMQEGTLLFPAINVNDAVTKSKFDNKYGCRHSLIDGINRATDVLIGGKTAVVCGYGDVGKGCAESLRGQGARVIVTEIDPICALQAAMDGYQVTTLDEVVETADIFITTTGNKDIIMASDMAKMKHQAIVGNIGHFDNEIDMAGLAKIEGIVKDEVKPQVHTWTFPDGKVLIVLSEGRLLNLGNATGHPSFVMSNSFADQTLAQIELFTKPEQYPTDVYTLPKHLDEKVARLHLDALGVKLTTLRPEQAAYIGVQVEGPYKPDHYRY, translated from the coding sequence ATGGACTTCAAGGTCGCAGACCTTTCCCTTGCCGCCTTCGGCCGCAAGGAGATCACCCTGGCGGAGCACGAGATGCCGGGTCTGATGTCGATCCGCCGCGAGTACGCGGAGGCGCAGCCGCTGGCGGGCGCCCGCATCACCGGCTCGCTGCACATGACCGTGCAGACCGCCGTCCTGATCGAGACCCTGGTCGCGCTCGGCGCCGAGGTCCGCTGGGCCTCCTGCAACATCTTCTCCACCCAGGACCACGCGGCCGCCGCCATCGCCGTCGGCCCGAACGGCACCCCGGAGAACCCGCAGGGCGTCCCCGTCTTCGCCTGGAAGGGCGAGACGCTGGAGGAGTACTGGTGGTGCACGGAGCAGGCGCTGACCTGGCCGAACACCCCCACCGGCGGCCCGAACATGATCCTCGACGACGGTGGCGACGCCACCCTCCTCGTCCACAAGGGCGTCGAGTTCGAGAAGGCCGGCGCGGCCCCGGACCCGTCCACCGCGGACTCCGAGGAGTACGGCCACATCCTCACGCTGCTGAACCGCACCCTGGCCGAGTCCCCGCAGAAGTGGACGCAGCTGGCCTCCGACATCCGCGGTGTCACCGAGGAGACCACGACGGGCGTCCACCGCCTGTACGAGATGATGCAGGAAGGCACCCTGCTCTTCCCCGCCATCAACGTGAACGACGCCGTCACCAAGTCGAAGTTCGACAACAAGTACGGCTGCCGCCACTCCCTCATCGACGGCATCAACCGCGCCACCGACGTCCTCATCGGCGGCAAGACCGCCGTCGTCTGCGGCTACGGCGATGTCGGCAAGGGCTGCGCCGAGTCCCTCCGCGGCCAGGGCGCGCGCGTCATCGTCACCGAGATCGACCCCATCTGCGCCCTGCAGGCGGCGATGGACGGCTACCAGGTGACCACCCTGGACGAGGTCGTCGAGACCGCCGACATCTTCATCACGACGACCGGCAACAAGGACATCATCATGGCCTCGGACATGGCCAAGATGAAGCACCAGGCCATCGTCGGCAACATCGGCCACTTCGACAACGAGATCGACATGGCCGGCCTGGCGAAGATCGAGGGCATCGTCAAGGACGAGGTCAAGCCGCAGGTCCACACCTGGACCTTCCCCGACGGCAAGGTCCTCATCGTGCTGTCCGAGGGCCGCCTGCTGAACCTCGGCAACGCGACGGGCCACCCCTCCTTCGTCATGTCGAACTCCTTCGCGGACCAGACCCTGGCCCAGATCGAGCTCTTCACGAAGCCGGAGCAGTACCCGACCGACGTCTACACGCTGCCCAAGCACCTGGACGAGAAGGTCGCCCGCCTCCACCTCGACGCGCTCGGCGTCAAGCTGACGACGCTCCGCCCGGAGCAGGCCGCGTACATCGGCGTCCAGGTCGAGGGCCCGTACAAGCCGGACCACTACCGCTACTGA
- a CDS encoding RDD family protein — MSDLVTGDAVVLGLRPARLPSRGLAYCLDIAVYLSGYVAVAVGLAFATASLDEAAQAAVAVSGFVLGLVGVPIAVETLSGGRSLGKLACGLRVVRDDGGPIRFRHALVRGAMGVVELLLTFGAVACTASLVSERGRRVGDVFAGTLVVRERVPRQQVMPVPPPPPWLAGRFTGLDLSAVPEGLWLAVRQYLTRMGQLDPQVGAAMAARLADDLAARTGAPVPAGVPAAAYLMAVVHERQSRDAARAFGPAAGAVPGAGAGAYAPAPPPPAYGTPAPFGTYGTHAAPVPAGLPAPATPAPAPPAPGRGTGFAPPG, encoded by the coding sequence GTGAGCGATCTGGTGACGGGGGACGCGGTCGTCCTGGGGCTGCGGCCCGCGCGGCTGCCGAGCCGTGGGCTCGCCTACTGCCTGGACATCGCCGTCTACCTGTCGGGCTATGTGGCCGTCGCGGTCGGGCTGGCCTTCGCGACGGCCTCGCTGGACGAGGCGGCGCAGGCCGCCGTCGCGGTGTCGGGTTTCGTGCTGGGACTGGTCGGCGTCCCGATCGCGGTGGAGACGCTCAGCGGGGGCCGGTCCCTCGGCAAGCTGGCCTGCGGGCTGCGGGTGGTCCGGGACGACGGCGGGCCGATCCGGTTCCGGCACGCGCTGGTGCGCGGGGCCATGGGGGTCGTGGAGCTGCTGCTGACGTTCGGGGCGGTGGCGTGCACGGCCTCGCTGGTGTCGGAGCGGGGCCGGCGGGTCGGGGACGTGTTCGCGGGGACGCTCGTCGTCCGGGAGCGGGTGCCGCGGCAGCAGGTGATGCCGGTGCCGCCTCCGCCGCCCTGGCTGGCGGGGCGGTTCACGGGGCTGGACCTGTCTGCGGTGCCGGAGGGGCTGTGGCTGGCGGTACGCCAGTACCTGACGCGGATGGGCCAGCTGGATCCGCAGGTCGGTGCGGCGATGGCGGCGCGGCTCGCAGACGACCTGGCGGCCCGTACGGGGGCGCCGGTGCCGGCCGGGGTTCCGGCGGCGGCGTACCTGATGGCGGTCGTGCACGAGAGGCAGTCGCGGGACGCCGCGCGGGCCTTCGGGCCCGCGGCCGGCGCGGTGCCGGGCGCGGGCGCCGGTGCGTACGCCCCCGCCCCGCCGCCACCGGCGTACGGGACTCCCGCGCCGTTCGGGACGTACGGGACGCACGCGGCCCCTGTGCCTGCCGGCCTCCCGGCCCCGGCCACCCCGGCTCCCGCCCCGCCGGCCCCTGGGCGGGGCACCGGCTTCGCCCCGCCCGGGTAG